AGCAGACGCATGAAACCAACATTGAGGGAGGGGAGGGTAGGGAAGCAACACGTGTTTTCATGAACCGAACGGGGCTACGTTTAAGTTGTGTTTTCCGGAAACTTTAATGATTATGACCGGGATTAAAGGTGCAGCGGAAAGCGAGATATCTGGATGTCCATCATTCCCCCTCCACTCTTCTCCTCTGTTATAATGAACCAGGTGGGCCTGGTAACAAAACTAACAGTAAATAATACTTTGATGCTCAACAGTCAACAACGCTGGAATAGCATTGTTAACCATAGTGGAGTGTGTCCCAGTGGACATGGCCAAGGAATTGTTTGAAGTGAACGTCTTTGGTACCTTGCGACTAATCCAAGCTGTTCTACCAGGCATGAAAGAGAGAAGGAGCGGGTGTATAATTAACAACACCAGCCACGCTGGAATTGTTGGAATACCTTTCAATGAGATTTACTCATCTTCAAAGTTTGCAGTGGAGGGCCTCACTGAAGCAATGGCTCCAACCTTGCTTCATTTTAATATCAGGTAAAGTAAACCAAAGTTAATGTTCAAATGTTGGATAGCTCTTTTCAACTTACGAATAAATCACACTAACCAGCGGATAAGTATAAGGGAACTCAATTACACACTCTAGCTGATAGAGatctatccattggatagcgttATCTAACTTTTGAACAACTTGAGCAAGGACGTTAGAGGCCATAGGCAAACCATGCTATACCTGGGTATAGGTTGATATTTCTGGAATACCCTTCAATGAGCTTTAGGTGCTACTCAGTTTAATAGTTTGCAGATAAGAAACTGAACTACGGCCTAAACTGTAAGATCTGTAACATGTCCTGCCCTGGCTTACTACCTTATGGCTATTTTTGTGGCAGCCTTTTGTTTATACTGCTGCTGTTACAAAAACGAACACGGGCAAACCGTGCTAGACTGGGTCAGTTTGGTATTCTTAGAAATTGCCATTTATGAGTTGATTTTATTCTAGTTTACTGAAAGTTTATAGTTTTGCTGTAAGAGATGGCGCCAATATCGTATACATTAAATTTCCAGATCTTCAGCAATTATTGGAAGAGGCTGGGTACGATCTGAAGAATTATGTACATCATTTAAGACGGAATCCAGTGGAGAAAAACCTTGTACCAGAATAATTGAAACAATATTGCATTCGTTTTTACACGCGTACGTTTTCTTTGAATACTGAAGCGCGTGCGCTAAGCAGGCGGTGTATTCTCTTAAAATTTTTTAAGGCTAACAGCGTGCACTTAGGTTCTCATTTGACAAGAACGGTCGGTTACAAAGACTTTGAGTCCAACTAGGCAAAGTgtgttttcaggcttctttggGGAATAGTTCGGCTATTTCTTCTACGCTTAACGTGTGGAATTTTTTCGCCATTTTCTACAGCTTTAACAAAATTCCTGAGCTGCGCAACCTCGTCCCCACAGCTACTCGGTTGCCGTTTTTCCTTCCTCTAACGCTTCCCAGATTCTTTTGTGGACCTACGTAGACATTCCATGAAGTAACACTGTGCATTTAATCTAAGTTGAATGCGTTGCTTAAACTAAACTATACCTTCTACAGCACGCACTACCTTTATGTAACGAAGTCCTTGGTATAACGAATGATTTTCTTTACCCCAGTAATGGTAAAACGAGGGTCCCAATGGGGTGGTGGCATTCACGGTTAtcggttaatttttttcagttacggttaacaaaaaaattaaaaatcaatttcttttgtttcaaagagttaaatattaataaacctGTATTTTTTTGTATCTTTAAGCAAAATAAAGGTCTTGGGATCATCTCTGGATGAAATAAGTTATTTGATAGATCATACTTTTAagtattttaagtatttttcaCTTCTAATACTATTTTACCCGTAGAAATGTCAACGGTTACTTTTACAaatctagggaacagtttcttttacggttaattttttttcaccctATTTACGACTAACggttaaaatttttcaatttttacggCTATCGACTAAATTTTTGGACGTTTTACGCCTATCGGTTAACCCCATTAAGACCCTCTAAAACGTATGATAAAGAAGTTCAAAATAAAGGAACCTCGTGATAAAAGACCGCAGTTTGCGGATTTCATCACCCTTGTACATGATAGAATCGACATAGAAAAATATATCGCTATCATGACGAGTTGAATAATTCCTCTGCTTTTGTCAAAAAGTAGGCCAAATTTCTCACCTGAGTAAATTTCTGGATACCTTTAGTTAGTCAGTAAGTCTCTAAAACATATGATAAAGAAGTTCAAAATAAAGGAACCTCGTTATAGCGAAAAAATTTTTTCAGTcccttgccccccccccccccccccacccttcccCTTATGGAGGTTTCACTGTATTACAAGTTTATTAAAGAAGATGTAATCTCCACAACCTTATAACTTAAGCCATACACCTTTTCTTTACCCTTGGTAGGTGTTCTCTACTTGAACCAGGTCCCGTTGGAACAGAATTAGGTGGAAACATGGAAGCCTGGCACAAGAAATATGACAAGCCAACTGCTGACGAAGAGTCTTCGAAACTGCTTCAAGCCTTTTCAGGAAAGTTATGGCCAATGGCCCTTAAGGAGAACCAAGATGTCAAGGAAGTCGCAGAGATTGTGAAAACGATCGTACTTAGCGACAAGCCAAACCTACGATATCAAACAAATAAGAATTTCAGCACCGATGAAGTTAAGGCCAAACTCTCTGATCCTACTGGGAATGTTATCGTTGATTTGATGGTCAAAAAGTACTTCGATAAAGAATAGCAAAATAACTTTGAAAGATTCAGATTTACTGATGTCAGGTGTCTTCGTGGTCATCTGAAGTCATTCATCTCCACATTTCTTTAAATAAGACGTAAAAGGCCTGAATAGATCACACCCTATTACGCTTTTTGAGTGTCATTTATGTTGGCTCGACTGTAGTTTCCAGGGCCCTTACCTCCCAAGTCTTACCTGACTTCGTCGTGTGCCCACTATGTCGCACGCCCACTATGTCGCGTGTCCACCATGTTGATTGCCCACTATGTTGTATGCCATGCCCACTTCGTCGCGTGCCTGAAATCGCACTGGGTTCCAAGCCTCCTAGGGTAACTCGGAGAGCGCGAACTGGCCTGGGTACGAGGCTGAGTCCCACCGTCAAagaatccagaatccagaaCTTTAATCCCGCCGATGAGGGGGAAAaatgcatatatatatttttattttcctcctCGTTTGTTCTCCTAATTCCCTAGCCTGCGGACACAGGCATATTTCCGGTCGTCGCTTCTATCCACCCGAAAAAGTAACGTTTTCGAATCCGAGCGGCAGAACGATTGGTGAAACCTTTGTTTTGATGTTGGCCAATCACATTAAAGGATAGAACAAAGCTTGAGTGATTCCTCGCGACCTTGCGCGGGTGTGTCTTGGATTTTCGCGAGATTTACAAAATAGGCAATTGGAACGTGAATTTCACGACTATAACACGGTTTCTTGCGACGTTGAATGCTGACTTCTTTGTGAAGCAACGGCCTTTCAAGCTACAAAATGTGATGTGGGTCTTTGGTTTCGTGTTATGAAATACGGTAGTAAGTCTCATAAACAAAACCTGGACAAACAAATCGCTACAGGGAAAGGAGAATAACATATACTAATAGCTTTATGACATCGCGCTCAGACTCGcaatttatttcaatttaacCAGCGTGGACAATCGATTGTACGGACACATCCTTGACTGACTCAAAAATCCGGCTGACAATCGCCAGTTAATAATTCAAAATCTCGGCCTACAAGTATCGCCACTATACAGTGATCTGAAATATTATAAACCTGGCCGGACCCAGCGTGACATAAATATTTACAGCAGTATATTGACCATGATGGGTGTGATGGTttgctgttccattttattttgtctaagATGGtagttttttctttggattctcTTGCTACACTTCCTTATCAGTGGTTtcagttttctttatttaagaTAGAGGGAAAATATTCGCACCTTTTTGTCTCTTGCCTGATTACTCAGAGTTTTTGGGCAGAAGTTATTAAATGGTGTAGCAATCGGGGGGTGGTCATTAACCATCTCTTAGCTAAAGATATATTATTTGGGATAAAGGTACCTAAAgacaatttatttattaatcATATTTTGCTAGTTGGTAAGCAGTGTATATATAATTGCAAATGCACGAAAAACAACCCTTGTTTTATACGGGTTTTCTTGGCAAGACTCAATAACGTTTATCAATTAGAAACTATCATTGCCAAATCGAAGAATAAATTGTCCTTTCATTTATCGAAATGGCAAGCACTCTTGACAGGTGGTACACAATTGCCGACAAATACTTGTTACGGTTTAGTAGTATTGATACTGTCGTTGTGTGTCGTG
This portion of the Montipora capricornis isolate CH-2021 chromosome 11, ASM3666992v2, whole genome shotgun sequence genome encodes:
- the LOC138023829 gene encoding retinol dehydrogenase 8-like; this translates as MSSQIVLISGCSSGIGLATAVHLAKDAEKRFKVYATMRNLARKGQLEKEGKEKLGDTLIIKQMDVCSDESVSKVVKEVLDAEGKIDVLFNNAGIALLTIVECVPVDMAKELFEVNVFGTLRLIQAVLPGMKERRSGCIINNTSHAGIVGIPFNEIYSSSKFAVEGLTEAMAPTLLHFNIRCSLLEPGPVGTELGGNMEAWHKKYDKPTADEESSKLLQAFSGKLWPMALKENQDVKEVAEIVKTIVLSDKPNLRYQTNKNFSTDEVKAKLSDPTGNVIVDLMVKKYFDKE